Proteins encoded together in one Flavobacteriales bacterium window:
- a CDS encoding response regulator transcription factor — translation MNRRRSAVIVDDNAAARVLLKHYLTEGHPDITIVGEAGSLAQGIRQVRETRPDVLFLDVELKKVKGKVVESGFDLLKEIEPLRPTVIFTTGFEGYAVRAIRFSAFDYLVKPFDADQLAEVLARLDKEVDDAARPDHPSLHANLQPHDGISLPVVLKGGGVSLELVKKARIIHAQPVARGQNTLVELEGREEVVVTRTLGQLESLLTPEDHFLRIHDSHLVNFNYVQRYVRGEPGYVVVTVRKEGKPIPVSRTMKPDVVAMLDRWFPLPPSSR, via the coding sequence ATGAACAGGAGACGCAGTGCGGTCATCGTGGATGACAATGCGGCAGCGCGAGTTCTGTTGAAGCACTACCTAACGGAGGGTCATCCGGACATCACCATCGTTGGTGAAGCCGGTTCCCTGGCGCAGGGGATCCGCCAGGTGCGTGAAACACGGCCTGACGTGCTCTTCCTTGATGTGGAGTTGAAGAAGGTGAAAGGCAAAGTGGTGGAAAGCGGATTCGACCTTCTGAAGGAGATCGAGCCGCTGCGACCAACAGTGATCTTCACGACAGGTTTTGAAGGGTATGCCGTGCGGGCGATCCGGTTCAGCGCGTTCGACTATCTCGTGAAGCCCTTCGATGCCGACCAGCTGGCTGAGGTGCTGGCACGCCTGGACAAGGAAGTGGATGATGCAGCACGGCCCGACCACCCCTCATTGCATGCCAATCTTCAGCCCCACGATGGGATCTCGCTGCCCGTGGTACTGAAGGGAGGCGGGGTTTCCCTGGAGCTGGTGAAGAAGGCACGGATCATCCATGCGCAGCCCGTTGCGCGCGGGCAGAACACCTTGGTGGAACTGGAGGGCAGGGAAGAGGTGGTGGTGACGCGGACACTGGGCCAGCTGGAGAGCCTGCTCACGCCGGAGGACCACTTCCTGCGCATCCACGATTCGCACCTGGTGAACTTCAACTACGTGCAGCGCTATGTGCGCGGTGAGCCGGGCTATGTGGTGGTGACGGTGCGGAAGGAAGGGAAACCCATCCCGGTGAGCCGGACGATGAAGCCGGATGTGGTGGCGATGCTGGATCGCTGGTTCCCGCTGCCGCCCTCGTCCAGGTAG
- a CDS encoding tetratricopeptide repeat protein: protein MKALDDLIWENHMDGQPDSAIALAQDLLTFSKTCTNLSWRATVMNTMGSAFTQGSRGVLALGYFAEAARLRNELRDFKGVASSLNNMCSVSKDLGNYATAIELGEHSLRLYRSLTDSTGISAVLSNLGVALQLNGEYESAIERYFEALRIAELLHIDALIANALLNISMVQSDQGNAQAVIAASERVLPMFQRAGDLRSVAGVLGNLGKAHMQLGYGSLAEPLFRRSYAIFDSLSWTTGIALSLNNLAELARKAGRLEQAASDLRRSEALLGEIGDIQLRSSALTNLSWTYLEMGDIHRALESAKLALELADGAGSVTDQRNAHQVMQEAHERNGSWKEALTEHRAYVALRDSILDQKNQNALVRSETEHQYRLRLLTDSLAHMRTVAVKEEAIKRQRQNMTWVISGGSFILVGTFLVYYLDRRHRRARFDRDAAIMKNNLLRTQLDPHFITNALQSINAFVVGNDRVAASKYLVKFAELMRTVLNNSRNEWVGLQNDMDTLKKYAELEEMGAGGRFTCEFRVAAELEGARLNVPPFLAQPFVENAIRHAFPPDGPTGHLEVAITERDKHLVWTITDDGAGMPTELTDVDGGESGGAHGTSITADRLKLLVVKEGERADFRYLPVQRGTCVELVLPMRLLALAAQGQGFATMN from the coding sequence ATGAAGGCCTTGGATGACCTAATCTGGGAGAACCATATGGATGGGCAACCAGACAGTGCTATCGCCCTTGCCCAAGACCTGCTGACCTTCTCCAAGACCTGCACGAACCTGAGCTGGAGAGCAACGGTGATGAACACGATGGGGTCGGCCTTCACACAGGGATCAAGGGGTGTTCTGGCCTTAGGCTACTTTGCCGAGGCGGCGCGGCTGCGCAACGAGCTGCGTGACTTCAAGGGGGTAGCGAGTTCGCTCAACAATATGTGCTCGGTAAGCAAGGACCTTGGCAACTATGCTACCGCCATTGAGCTCGGCGAGCACAGCCTGCGCCTATATCGCTCACTCACCGACAGCACAGGAATATCCGCCGTCCTTTCAAATCTCGGCGTCGCTCTGCAGTTGAACGGAGAATATGAGAGCGCCATCGAGCGGTACTTCGAAGCCTTGAGGATCGCGGAGTTGCTGCACATTGACGCGCTCATCGCGAACGCGCTTCTGAACATCAGTATGGTACAAAGCGATCAGGGGAATGCCCAAGCGGTGATCGCCGCCTCGGAACGGGTATTGCCAATGTTCCAGAGGGCAGGGGACCTTAGGTCCGTGGCGGGCGTACTTGGCAATCTAGGCAAAGCTCATATGCAGCTTGGATACGGGAGCCTTGCCGAACCTCTTTTCCGGCGGTCATACGCAATTTTCGATTCTTTGAGTTGGACGACCGGCATCGCACTTTCACTCAACAATTTGGCGGAGCTCGCGCGTAAGGCTGGCCGGCTGGAACAAGCGGCTTCGGACCTTAGACGATCTGAGGCATTGCTCGGCGAGATCGGCGACATACAGCTGAGATCGAGCGCACTGACGAACCTTTCTTGGACCTATCTGGAGATGGGTGACATACACAGGGCGTTGGAGAGCGCCAAGTTGGCTTTAGAACTCGCTGATGGGGCCGGTTCTGTTACCGACCAGCGCAACGCCCATCAAGTGATGCAAGAAGCTCACGAACGAAATGGAAGCTGGAAAGAAGCCCTCACCGAGCATCGAGCCTATGTTGCTTTGAGGGACAGCATACTGGACCAAAAGAACCAGAATGCCCTGGTGCGAAGTGAGACAGAGCATCAGTACCGCTTGCGACTGCTCACAGACAGTCTCGCACACATGCGAACCGTCGCGGTGAAGGAGGAGGCGATAAAACGTCAGCGGCAGAACATGACCTGGGTCATTAGCGGAGGGAGCTTCATTCTAGTGGGCACCTTCCTGGTCTATTACTTGGATCGGCGGCACCGCCGGGCACGGTTCGATCGCGACGCCGCCATCATGAAGAACAATCTGTTGCGTACCCAACTGGACCCGCACTTCATCACCAATGCGTTACAGTCCATCAACGCCTTCGTGGTGGGCAACGACCGGGTGGCCGCATCGAAGTACCTGGTGAAATTCGCCGAGCTGATGCGCACGGTCCTGAACAACTCGCGCAACGAATGGGTGGGCTTACAGAACGATATGGACACCTTGAAGAAGTACGCAGAGTTGGAGGAGATGGGGGCGGGTGGCCGGTTCACCTGCGAGTTCCGCGTGGCGGCGGAGCTGGAGGGTGCGCGGCTGAACGTGCCGCCATTTCTGGCGCAGCCCTTCGTGGAGAACGCCATTCGCCATGCCTTTCCACCGGATGGGCCGACCGGCCACCTGGAGGTTGCGATCACCGAGCGGGACAAGCATCTGGTCTGGACGATCACGGACGATGGCGCCGGCATGCCGACGGAGCTCACGGACGTGGACGGCGGCGAGAGCGGCGGCGCGCATGGCACGTCCATCACGGCCGACCGGCTGAAGCTGCTGGTCGTGAAGGAGGGGGAGCGGGCTGATTTCCGCTATCTCCCTGTGCAGCGTGGAACGTGCGTGGAACTGGTGCTCCCCATGCGCCTGCTGGCGCTCGCTGCGCAAGGACAGGGGTTCGCGACCATGAACTGA
- a CDS encoding tail fiber domain-containing protein, which yields MIKRLSSLMCALLTCTVLVAQSPQSFSYQAIVRDGSGVVQANTPTAIELSLIQGAINGPVIYSEEHTATTNSFGLVNLAFGQGTPVNGSWAAVDWSNGPWFARTRVNGVTISTTELLSVPYALFAETSNTPGPVGPAGPQGPQGAQGATGPVGPTGAQGPQGIAGPTGAAGATGPQGPAGPIGPQGAAGADGALNAWGLYGNAGTDPDTNFIGTTDNSAVVFKFYNTRAGYLGSSTVSFGYQSSIANYGGSRGSAFGVETLRNTVFGQDNSALGYRALRQNTSGDRNTAIGSFALESNTLGSSNTAVGNVALTNNTTGSHNTVLGDSTMVYNTTGNQNVAVGSNSLEANTTGFRNIAIGENALNDNTTGEYNVTIGYAAASASSSSDQNVSIGAFAFADGGSSQNVAIGQNALYTSASVGFNTAVGYKALSEYNFGYCTAVGANAGDFTYSGSYSTYLGYRAYALADAYENAMGLGYNARPTASNTVHVGNTSIQSIKGQVGFSTYSDSRYKKNIAEDVRGLDFILKLRPVTYNLAAHQLSAHLKEDMRRDSSGAIVYSTSPEDQQGRDEQERIRYTGFLAQEVEAAAKSAGFDFSGVDKPKNANDLYSLRYAEFVVPLVKAVQEQQAIIERLEKRIAVLEGR from the coding sequence ATGATCAAGCGACTTTCCTCCTTGATGTGTGCGCTGTTGACCTGCACGGTCCTGGTCGCGCAATCACCGCAGAGCTTCAGCTACCAGGCCATCGTGCGCGATGGTAGCGGTGTGGTGCAAGCCAACACCCCAACAGCCATCGAACTGTCGCTCATCCAAGGGGCCATCAACGGACCGGTGATCTACAGCGAGGAACACACGGCCACTACAAACAGTTTCGGCTTGGTGAACCTAGCCTTCGGGCAAGGCACACCGGTGAACGGCTCTTGGGCTGCCGTGGACTGGAGCAACGGACCTTGGTTCGCGCGTACGCGTGTGAACGGTGTCACCATCAGCACGACCGAACTGCTTAGCGTGCCTTACGCACTCTTCGCCGAGACCAGCAATACGCCCGGCCCGGTCGGTCCTGCTGGACCACAGGGACCACAAGGCGCGCAGGGCGCAACAGGACCAGTTGGGCCAACAGGTGCCCAAGGACCGCAAGGCATCGCTGGCCCCACCGGAGCTGCAGGCGCAACAGGTCCTCAAGGGCCGGCAGGGCCTATTGGACCACAAGGAGCTGCCGGTGCGGATGGTGCGTTGAACGCGTGGGGACTTTACGGGAATGCAGGCACGGACCCCGACACGAATTTCATCGGGACCACCGACAATAGCGCGGTCGTCTTCAAATTCTACAATACGCGCGCTGGATATTTGGGAAGCTCCACAGTATCCTTCGGCTATCAATCCTCTATCGCGAATTATGGCGGTTCACGTGGTAGCGCGTTCGGTGTCGAAACATTGCGCAACACTGTATTCGGCCAAGACAACTCCGCATTAGGTTACCGGGCTCTCAGGCAGAACACATCGGGGGACAGGAACACCGCCATCGGCTCCTTCGCACTTGAGTCCAACACCCTTGGCTCCTCGAATACCGCTGTGGGGAACGTTGCACTCACCAACAATACCACTGGATCACATAACACGGTCCTAGGGGACTCGACAATGGTCTACAACACAACTGGCAACCAGAACGTAGCCGTCGGAAGCAACAGCTTGGAAGCGAACACCACCGGGTTCCGCAACATAGCCATCGGAGAGAATGCACTGAACGACAATACCACCGGAGAGTACAATGTCACGATCGGATACGCCGCTGCCAGTGCTTCTTCTTCATCCGACCAGAACGTTTCCATCGGAGCTTTCGCCTTCGCTGATGGCGGCTCTAGCCAAAACGTGGCCATTGGGCAGAATGCACTTTATACATCGGCTTCGGTCGGATTCAATACTGCGGTAGGTTACAAAGCACTGTCGGAGTACAATTTCGGATACTGTACAGCCGTCGGCGCGAACGCTGGTGATTTCACCTATAGCGGAAGTTATTCCACGTACCTGGGTTACAGGGCCTACGCTTTGGCGGACGCATATGAGAATGCTATGGGCCTGGGTTACAATGCTCGACCCACTGCGAGCAACACCGTGCACGTCGGCAACACGAGTATTCAAAGCATCAAGGGCCAGGTCGGTTTCAGCACCTATTCCGACTCACGCTATAAGAAGAACATCGCCGAGGATGTACGTGGTCTTGACTTCATCCTGAAGCTGCGACCGGTCACCTACAACTTGGCCGCGCATCAACTGTCCGCCCACTTGAAAGAGGACATGCGCCGCGACAGCAGCGGTGCCATCGTGTACTCCACCAGCCCGGAAGACCAACAGGGCCGCGACGAGCAGGAGCGCATCCGCTACACGGGTTTCCTGGCCCAAGAGGTGGAGGCGGCAGCAAAGTCGGCGGGCTTCGACTTCAGCGGGGTGGACAAGCCGAAGAACGCCAATGACCTCTACAGCCTGCGCTATGCGGAATTCGTGGTGCCCTTGGTAAAGGCCGTGCAGGAACAGCAAGCCATCATCGAACGGCTGGAAAAACGCATCGCAGTGCTGGAAGGGCGCTAA
- a CDS encoding tetratricopeptide repeat protein gives MLIAVGQPVDIPPPPDRASGTDSAYFNDQYNWIWDNFLYTRPDTAFQLAEAMYREAVAPGLEVWAAKALDLQGITWYVRGQPLKAAEYSSRTIPIYEALNDRQALASTLGNTGAFLMRGSLYDSALVVLRHALSVQEELHDTVGMANTHNSMGSVHQERGDLHRALDAYRLALKHAEAFGDSAATANVEGNLGTVYAKQKEFDKALLHFEMSRNILSRLNEMNNLVIALLNIGGVHSELNDTTRALASLREAFELAERSGDERNMASAQINIGELYGKAGQHERALAAFQEGLRRTEVSQDPWVRSQLLMNAGAALFELGRVQEAAERGEEALALARREGIIIPMRDAAELLAKVYRKQGRFEQALETQLLFTQLRDSLVNEENERAVIGFDLRRNYERQALTDSLQHASETALQVKEIQKQKVIRNGFVGGFALVALFAAVFFLQRNRISKEKARSEELLLNILPEEVAEELKAKGEAQAVQIDQVTVLFTDFKGFTSLSENLTPRELVRDLNECFSAFDRITTKYGIEKIKTIGDAYMAAGGLPVANDTHALDVIHAALEMRDFIAEGKARKIAAGRPFFEVRIGVHTGPVVAGIVGVKKFQYDIWGDTVNTASRMESSGEVGRVNISAATYALVRDQGASAGGLFQFQPRGKVQAKGKGEMEMYFVEKRG, from the coding sequence ATGCTGATCGCAGTGGGCCAACCAGTGGACATCCCTCCCCCGCCTGATCGCGCGAGCGGCACTGACAGTGCTTACTTCAACGACCAGTACAACTGGATCTGGGACAACTTCCTCTACACACGTCCGGATACCGCGTTCCAGTTGGCCGAGGCAATGTATCGGGAAGCCGTTGCGCCAGGCCTGGAGGTCTGGGCGGCCAAGGCTTTGGACCTGCAAGGCATCACCTGGTACGTGCGTGGCCAACCCTTGAAAGCCGCGGAGTACAGCAGTAGGACCATACCGATCTACGAGGCCTTGAACGATCGGCAGGCGCTCGCATCCACCTTGGGCAACACGGGGGCTTTCCTCATGCGCGGAAGCCTGTATGATTCCGCGTTGGTCGTGCTGCGGCATGCGCTGAGCGTGCAGGAGGAACTGCACGACACCGTGGGCATGGCCAACACGCACAATAGCATGGGTAGTGTCCATCAGGAGCGCGGAGACCTGCATCGTGCGCTGGATGCGTATCGCCTGGCGTTGAAGCATGCGGAAGCCTTTGGCGACAGTGCCGCTACCGCTAATGTGGAAGGCAACCTCGGTACCGTATATGCCAAACAGAAGGAGTTCGACAAGGCACTTCTCCACTTCGAAATGTCGCGCAACATCCTCAGTCGGTTGAACGAGATGAACAACCTGGTGATCGCGTTGCTGAACATCGGCGGGGTGCACAGTGAACTGAACGATACCACGCGCGCGTTGGCCAGCCTCCGCGAAGCATTTGAGCTGGCCGAACGAAGCGGTGACGAGCGCAACATGGCTTCAGCCCAGATCAACATCGGTGAGTTGTACGGCAAGGCGGGCCAGCACGAACGGGCATTGGCCGCATTCCAGGAGGGCCTGCGACGTACGGAAGTAAGCCAGGATCCTTGGGTGCGAAGCCAATTGCTCATGAACGCGGGTGCTGCCCTGTTCGAGCTGGGGCGCGTGCAGGAAGCTGCGGAACGAGGTGAAGAAGCCCTGGCCTTGGCCCGGCGCGAAGGCATCATCATTCCCATGCGGGATGCCGCCGAACTGCTTGCAAAGGTGTACCGGAAACAAGGGCGTTTCGAGCAAGCCCTCGAAACCCAACTGTTGTTCACCCAACTGCGCGACAGCTTGGTGAACGAGGAGAACGAGCGCGCTGTGATCGGCTTCGACCTTCGCCGGAACTACGAACGCCAAGCGCTCACCGATAGCCTGCAACATGCTTCGGAAACGGCGCTCCAGGTCAAGGAGATCCAGAAACAGAAGGTGATCCGGAACGGCTTCGTGGGCGGTTTCGCCTTGGTCGCCCTGTTCGCTGCGGTCTTCTTCCTGCAGCGCAACCGGATCAGCAAGGAGAAAGCGCGCAGCGAGGAGCTCCTCTTGAACATCCTGCCGGAGGAGGTCGCCGAAGAGCTGAAGGCCAAAGGCGAAGCGCAAGCCGTGCAGATCGATCAGGTCACCGTGCTCTTCACTGATTTCAAAGGCTTCACTTCGCTCAGTGAGAACCTCACGCCGCGCGAACTGGTGCGCGACCTGAACGAGTGCTTCAGTGCGTTCGACAGGATCACGACGAAGTACGGCATCGAGAAGATCAAGACCATCGGTGATGCATACATGGCGGCAGGCGGACTGCCCGTGGCCAACGACACCCATGCGCTGGATGTGATCCATGCTGCATTGGAGATGCGCGATTTCATCGCCGAGGGCAAAGCGCGGAAGATAGCGGCAGGCCGGCCTTTCTTCGAGGTACGCATCGGCGTCCATACCGGGCCGGTGGTCGCGGGGATCGTGGGCGTGAAGAAGTTCCAGTACGATATCTGGGGCGACACGGTGAACACGGCGAGCAGGATGGAGTCCTCGGGCGAAGTGGGAAGAGTCAATATTAGCGCGGCCACGTATGCGCTGGTCCGCGACCAGGGGGCCTCCGCCGGGGGGCTGTTCCAGTTCCAGCCGCGCGGCAAGGTGCAGGCCAAGGGCAAGGGCGAAATGGAGATGTACTTCGTGGAAAAGCGGGGTTGA
- a CDS encoding GIY-YIG nuclease family protein, whose product MERGGWVYILTNRPYGVLYVGVTAHLSARIIEHREKVDPRSFTARYGLFRLVYTEGFDDITAAIDREKQLKAGSRARKIALIERVNPEWVDLVGTIGED is encoded by the coding sequence ATGGAACGCGGCGGCTGGGTCTACATCCTCACCAACCGGCCTTACGGTGTGCTTTACGTGGGCGTGACCGCCCACCTTTCGGCCCGGATCATTGAGCACAGGGAAAAGGTCGACCCCAGGAGCTTCACCGCGCGGTACGGGCTGTTCCGGTTGGTATACACGGAAGGTTTCGATGACATCACTGCGGCGATCGATCGGGAGAAGCAATTGAAGGCGGGGTCACGGGCGCGGAAAATCGCGTTGATCGAACGGGTGAATCCGGAGTGGGTGGATCTGGTCGGGACGATCGGGGAGGACTGA
- a CDS encoding fibronectin type III domain-containing protein, with translation MKLIKAGLTRLKPAQVVAKSEYVETEMTGNANFPTPTPTLVEVTAARTQLVSALAAAESGAHADIAKKNEAVRTLRDLLTKLARYVNSAAGGDVDKAVSSGFELAKRPEPIDKLEAPQELNARMSSYEGRLDLRWQRVRGARMYQVYMCSGDPAVLANWQVVGVSSKTRHTVSDLAANTFFNFRVTALGRVGEGPASEVVTAKAA, from the coding sequence ATGAAACTCATCAAAGCCGGATTGACGCGCTTGAAGCCCGCCCAGGTGGTGGCCAAGAGCGAATACGTGGAAACGGAGATGACGGGGAACGCGAATTTCCCGACACCGACGCCCACGCTGGTGGAAGTGACCGCTGCGCGCACGCAACTGGTATCCGCACTGGCGGCTGCCGAGAGCGGTGCGCATGCGGACATCGCCAAGAAGAACGAAGCGGTGCGCACCCTGCGCGACCTGCTCACCAAGCTGGCCCGATACGTGAACAGCGCAGCGGGCGGCGACGTGGACAAGGCCGTGAGCAGTGGGTTCGAGCTGGCCAAGCGCCCGGAGCCGATCGACAAGCTGGAAGCTCCCCAGGAGCTGAACGCCCGCATGAGCTCCTACGAAGGCCGACTGGACCTGCGCTGGCAGCGGGTGCGTGGCGCGCGCATGTACCAGGTGTACATGTGCAGCGGCGACCCCGCCGTGCTGGCCAATTGGCAGGTGGTGGGCGTGAGCAGCAAGACGCGGCACACCGTGTCCGACCTGGCCGCCAACACGTTCTTCAACTTTCGGGTGACGGCGCTGGGCCGTGTGGGCGAAGGCCCCGCCAGCGAGGTGGTGACGGCCAAGGCGGCCTGA
- the asnS gene encoding asparagine--tRNA ligase, with amino-acid sequence MTSIEDVLDSESLTGTTLTVAGWVRTFRNDRFIALNDGSTIRNLQCVIDQEQVDAATRARFTTSAAVRCTGLIVESKGSGQRVEMQVTSVEVLGDSDAEKYPIQPKKHSLEFLREQAHLRFRTNTYSAVFRIRHQVSFGIHEYFDQQGYNYFHAPIITASDAEGAGEMFRVSTLDANSPPRHENGSVDFREDFFGREARLTVSGQLQAELAALALGKVYTFGPTFRAENSNTARHLAEFWMIEPEAAFMDLKGDMDLAEGLCKHLIARVLKNSMDDLQFLDARLKEEEATKPKEQRAEMGLIDRLKFVLDNPFERITYTDAIEILLRSKPHQKGQFQFPVEWGIDLQSEHERYLVEKHFKKPVIVTGYPGKIKAFYMRTNSPGDFGYCDKGTTVAAMDVLFPGIGEIIGGSQREERLDVLEARMKEMNVPAEELWWYLDTRRFGTVPHAGFGLGLERFVLFVTGMGNIRDVIPFPRTPKSAEF; translated from the coding sequence ATGACCTCCATAGAAGACGTACTTGACAGCGAGTCCCTCACCGGCACCACGCTCACCGTGGCCGGCTGGGTACGCACCTTCCGCAACGACCGCTTCATCGCGCTCAACGACGGCAGCACCATCCGCAACCTGCAGTGCGTGATCGACCAGGAGCAGGTGGATGCGGCCACCCGTGCACGCTTCACCACCAGCGCCGCGGTGCGGTGCACCGGGTTGATCGTGGAGAGCAAGGGCAGCGGTCAGCGCGTGGAGATGCAGGTGACGAGCGTGGAGGTGCTCGGTGACAGCGATGCGGAGAAGTACCCGATCCAACCGAAGAAGCACAGCCTGGAGTTCCTGCGCGAACAGGCCCACCTGCGCTTCCGCACCAACACGTACAGCGCGGTGTTCCGCATCCGGCACCAGGTGAGCTTCGGCATACACGAGTACTTCGACCAGCAGGGGTACAACTACTTCCACGCGCCGATCATCACCGCGAGCGATGCGGAGGGCGCTGGCGAGATGTTCCGCGTGAGCACGCTGGACGCCAACAGTCCCCCGCGTCACGAGAACGGCAGCGTGGACTTCCGCGAGGACTTCTTCGGCCGCGAAGCGCGCCTTACCGTGAGCGGTCAGTTGCAGGCGGAGCTCGCCGCGCTGGCCCTGGGCAAGGTCTACACCTTCGGGCCCACGTTCCGCGCGGAGAACAGCAATACGGCGCGCCACCTGGCCGAGTTCTGGATGATCGAGCCCGAGGCGGCCTTCATGGACCTGAAGGGCGACATGGACCTGGCTGAAGGCCTGTGCAAGCACCTCATCGCCCGTGTGCTGAAGAACAGCATGGACGACCTGCAGTTCCTGGATGCGCGCCTGAAGGAAGAGGAGGCCACGAAGCCGAAGGAACAGCGCGCTGAGATGGGCCTGATCGACCGCCTGAAGTTCGTGCTCGACAACCCCTTCGAGCGGATCACCTACACCGACGCGATCGAGATCCTGCTGCGCAGCAAGCCGCACCAGAAAGGGCAGTTCCAGTTCCCCGTGGAATGGGGCATCGACCTCCAGAGCGAGCACGAGCGCTACCTGGTGGAGAAGCACTTCAAGAAGCCGGTGATCGTCACAGGCTATCCCGGCAAGATCAAGGCTTTCTATATGCGCACCAACAGCCCCGGCGATTTCGGCTACTGCGACAAAGGCACCACCGTGGCCGCCATGGACGTGCTCTTCCCCGGCATCGGCGAGATCATCGGTGGCAGCCAGCGCGAGGAACGACTGGATGTGCTGGAGGCGCGCATGAAGGAGATGAACGTACCGGCCGAAGAACTCTGGTGGTACCTGGACACGCGCCGCTTCGGCACGGTGCCGCACGCGGGCTTCGGGCTGGGCCTGGAGCGCTTCGTGCTCTTCGTGACGGGCATGGGGAATATCCGGGATGTGATCCCGTTCCCACGGACGCCGAAGTCAGCTGAATTCTAG
- a CDS encoding tail fiber domain-containing protein, with amino-acid sequence MLHADAQNIGINVNGASPHPSALLDIDAGAIVGTKRGLLIPRVTTAERIAIAAPATGLVVYDTSTNSFWYYNSAAWTPLLGTATGWGTTGNAGMVLGTNFLGTTDNVPFEVRVNDERAGFLSPGGTATSWGHRALMVNTGTGNTALGKNALAGNTTANNNTAVGNQALATNATGGQNTALGSQALNTNLSTSNNTAVGFRALNVTVSSDNTAVGSEALLFNGIGTDNTAVGSDALRVNVLGSQNTAVGSSALYTNTAAGNTAMGATALYANTTGIYNVAVGAEALEDNTSGGDNTAIGAFALWNNTVGVNNTAIGFQAMGINSTVTADYNTAVGYQAAIGLTNQNYNTCVGYQAGLLGLGTGTLIGAGIVQNAAGYTNATALGYSTTLDGSNRVRLGNTAITSIGGYAGWTTLPSDARYKRNVREDVSGLDFILRLRPVTYSVDVEKIVADLGEDFTADPLGNRLLREQVPEILAARKEKALIRYTGFIAQEVDSAAKAVGYDFSGVDKVTNSDRMLGLRYAEFVVPLVKAVQEQNRVIEEQRVLIQQLMKRLNAIERRITK; translated from the coding sequence TTGCTCCATGCCGACGCCCAGAACATCGGCATCAATGTGAACGGGGCTTCGCCTCATCCATCGGCTTTGCTTGACATCGATGCCGGAGCGATCGTTGGCACCAAGAGAGGGCTTTTGATACCGCGCGTGACCACGGCTGAACGGATCGCCATTGCTGCTCCCGCTACGGGTCTCGTCGTGTACGATACTTCCACGAACTCCTTTTGGTACTACAACAGCGCGGCATGGACACCATTGCTCGGCACCGCTACGGGCTGGGGCACCACGGGCAATGCAGGCATGGTGCTCGGCACCAACTTCCTCGGCACCACGGACAATGTGCCCTTCGAGGTGCGGGTGAACGATGAGCGCGCAGGCTTCCTTTCTCCGGGTGGCACCGCCACCTCATGGGGCCATCGGGCCTTGATGGTGAATACCGGCACCGGCAATACGGCCCTTGGGAAGAACGCCCTGGCAGGAAATACCACGGCCAACAACAACACCGCCGTGGGCAACCAGGCGCTCGCCACCAACGCCACCGGGGGCCAGAACACGGCTCTGGGCAGCCAGGCCTTGAACACCAATCTCAGCACGAGCAACAACACGGCCGTTGGTTTTCGTGCGCTGAACGTGACGGTGTCCAGTGACAACACCGCCGTCGGCTCGGAAGCGTTGCTTTTCAATGGGATCGGCACCGACAACACCGCTGTAGGCAGCGACGCGCTACGGGTGAATGTGCTTGGATCACAGAACACCGCAGTAGGAAGCAGTGCGCTCTATACGAACACCGCAGCGGGCAACACGGCCATGGGCGCCACCGCACTCTACGCGAACACCACAGGCATCTATAACGTGGCGGTGGGCGCCGAAGCGCTCGAGGACAACACCTCCGGAGGCGATAACACAGCCATCGGGGCCTTCGCCCTTTGGAACAACACGGTGGGCGTGAACAACACAGCGATCGGGTTCCAAGCCATGGGGATCAACTCCACGGTAACGGCCGACTACAACACCGCGGTGGGTTACCAGGCCGCGATCGGGCTCACGAACCAGAACTACAACACGTGCGTCGGCTACCAGGCGGGCCTCTTGGGCCTGGGCACGGGCACGCTGATCGGTGCTGGCATCGTACAGAACGCCGCAGGCTACACCAACGCGACCGCGCTGGGGTACAGCACCACCCTGGATGGCAGCAATCGCGTGCGCCTGGGAAATACCGCGATCACCAGCATCGGTGGATATGCGGGCTGGACCACCCTGCCCAGCGATGCGCGTTACAAGCGCAACGTACGCGAGGACGTCAGTGGGCTTGATTTCATCCTCCGGCTGCGACCGGTCACCTACAGCGTGGATGTGGAGAAGATCGTCGCTGACCTCGGTGAGGACTTCACGGCGGACCCACTGGGCAACCGCCTGCTGCGCGAACAGGTACCGGAGATCCTCGCGGCGCGGAAAGAGAAAGCGCTGATACGATACACGGGATTCATCGCCCAGGAAGTGGATTCGGCCGCTAAGGCCGTGGGCTATGATTTCAGTGGGGTGGACAAGGTGACCAATAGCGATCGCATGCTCGGTCTGCGTTATGCGGAGTTCGTGGTGCCTTTGGTGAAGGCCGTGCAGGAACAGAACCGGGTCATTGAAGAGCAACGTGTGCTCATTCAGCAACTGATGAAGCGCTTGAACGCCATCGAACGCAGGATCACGAAGTGA